One Leptospira selangorensis DNA segment encodes these proteins:
- a CDS encoding methyl-accepting chemotaxis protein produces MNPPQHKQSIEEIARLKFREETKKVDRFFYFLLMAHIPFALLLSLEYGTWKFVLNSSITIATLASIGFFFLRGQYILRILNAVLIMAWSGILIQSQFGRIEMHFHVFVALAFLLYYRDWKTLLPGALYIAVHHGLFSFCQSIGYKISETPIIIFNYGNGWDIVLLHAIFVIFETGILIYFSATFKKEFLNQAINLAELEEVRKYNLSIQGEVREKSESVNGILEGLVQNSATVADRTTDQANSLEEINVSMNQIANAISEVSDSAKKQLDATGTLENSFQNLEISFQDMEAGLVSTKALFETAWKHARESEESLMAIEKSIKRIESSSSSTTAKLGTITDIADKVNLLALNASIEAARAGEHGRGFAVVADEISKLADQTAITIKEISKLIRDGKEEMTKNTDIVQSGTKTISLILGDVDSIKESLDSFFSLLEKQTVIRVTVAGALFNAGKISEDVHEATEAEKASLNEIRNFLDRIQNSNAVIAAQAVEAADQARKCEELSDSLQKQVQEFKA; encoded by the coding sequence ATGAATCCGCCTCAGCACAAACAAAGTATAGAAGAAATAGCCAGATTAAAATTTAGGGAAGAAACCAAGAAGGTAGATCGGTTTTTCTACTTTCTTCTTATGGCCCATATTCCTTTTGCACTCTTATTATCTTTAGAATACGGGACCTGGAAATTTGTCTTAAATTCTTCCATCACTATAGCGACACTTGCAAGCATTGGCTTTTTCTTCTTAAGAGGCCAATATATCCTGAGAATTTTGAACGCAGTGCTCATCATGGCCTGGTCCGGAATACTGATCCAGTCCCAATTCGGAAGAATAGAAATGCATTTTCATGTATTCGTTGCTTTGGCGTTTCTTCTTTACTACCGAGATTGGAAAACACTTCTTCCAGGTGCATTATATATTGCGGTCCACCATGGGTTGTTCTCTTTCTGCCAAAGTATCGGATACAAAATTTCCGAAACACCTATCATCATTTTCAACTACGGGAACGGGTGGGATATCGTCCTATTGCATGCAATTTTTGTAATTTTCGAGACCGGAATATTGATCTACTTCTCCGCAACTTTCAAAAAAGAATTTTTAAACCAAGCGATCAATCTAGCGGAACTGGAAGAAGTAAGAAAGTATAATCTTTCGATCCAGGGAGAAGTTAGAGAAAAATCTGAATCCGTAAACGGAATTTTAGAAGGACTGGTCCAAAATTCGGCAACCGTAGCGGACAGAACGACCGACCAAGCGAATAGTTTGGAAGAAATTAATGTAAGTATGAACCAGATCGCTAACGCGATCTCGGAAGTATCCGACTCTGCAAAAAAACAGTTAGATGCTACCGGAACCTTGGAAAATTCTTTTCAAAACCTGGAAATCAGCTTTCAGGATATGGAAGCGGGGCTTGTTTCCACCAAAGCCTTATTCGAAACAGCATGGAAACATGCGAGAGAATCGGAAGAAAGCCTGATGGCGATCGAAAAATCTATAAAAAGAATTGAATCCAGCTCTTCCAGCACTACTGCAAAATTAGGAACGATCACTGATATTGCGGATAAAGTGAACCTTCTCGCATTAAATGCATCCATAGAAGCGGCAAGAGCAGGTGAACATGGAAGAGGATTCGCAGTGGTCGCTGACGAGATCTCAAAATTAGCAGACCAAACTGCGATCACCATCAAGGAAATTTCCAAACTGATCCGAGACGGAAAAGAAGAAATGACTAAGAACACGGATATCGTTCAATCCGGCACAAAAACTATTTCATTGATCTTAGGTGATGTGGATTCGATTAAAGAAAGTCTAGATTCTTTCTTTTCTCTTCTGGAAAAACAAACTGTAATCCGAGTGACCGTAGCAGGGGCACTCTTCAATGCAGGAAAAATTTCCGAAGATGTTCATGAAGCAACAGAAGCAGAAAAGGCGAGTTTGAACGAGATCCGAAACTTTTTAGATCGGATCCAAAACTCAAACGCAGTTATCGCCGCACAAGCCGTAGAAGCAGCAGACCAGGCCAGAAAATGTGAAGAATTAAGCGATTCTTTGCAAAAACAGGTACAAGAGTTCAAAGCCTAA